CGATCGAACCGCCACCGCTCTCGAGCATCGCCGGAATCTCGGCGCGCATACAGTTGAACACACCCTTGAGGTTGACGTCGATCACGCGCTCCCAGTTGGTCGTCGGCTGTTCGGAGGCCGAGCCAGTCTCGCCTTCGATCCCCGCGTTGTTGAACGCGAAGTCGAGCCCGCCGTAGGTCTCGACTGCCGTCTCGACCATCGCCTCGACGTCGGCCTCGTCGCTGACGTCCGTCTCTACGAACGTCGCTTCGCCACCCGCGTCTGTGATGGCGGCGACGGTCTGTTCGCCGTCGTCGACGTTGACGTCGGCGACGACGACCGATGCCCCCTCCTCAGCGAAGCGAATGGCCGCCGAGCGCCCGATACCAGTACTCCCGCCCGTTACGATCGCCACTGCGTCCTGTATGCCTTTCATAATGAACACCGTACCAGCGCTTCGATCGCTGGTCTACCAGACTATTCGCTCGCGGATACCTTAACATCGACTGAAATTATCAGAAAGAGATAAAGATAGAGTCGTCGGTTACAGTCCACCGGAGATTGCACCGGCGTCGATCAGCAGCAGGACGGCGACGGCAGTCGCCGCGAGAAGGAACGGCCGGGCCTCGCGAGCGGGCTCGCGGACCTTCTGCTGGCTCGTCCCCGACGTGAGTTTGCTCGCGCCGACCTCGACCAGCCCCATCAACACGAGCCAGAGGACGATCATCCCGATCAGGAGGTGGCCGCGGGTCGTCTCGAAGAGGATGGCTGTCTCGGTGTAGCTCAACAACATCGCCATCCGGATGCCGGTGAGCGGGAGAATGACGGCACTGACCCGGGAGAGCAATTTCAGGCGTCCGGTGATCGATTCCAGCGGGGCCGCGTCGAGAGTTCCGTCTCTTGCGAGCGGGAGAATTCCCCACGTCACGAACACGACAGCGCCGGCCCAGAGACCGGCGAAGACGAGGTGGATCGCGTACAGGCTTGCGAGCTCGATACTCATACGCGAGTGGGGGAACGGGACCGCCTTCAATGTGGAGGATCCACGGCCACAGAATCAGGGGAGTTCGCCTTTTGATTCGGCGCGGTCGGCGATCTCCTCGACCGAGAGGTGATCGAGCAGGTTGACGAACGAGCCGGGATCGGGGACCAAAAAGACTCGAACTTTGAACGCCGCGTCCTCGTCGGCGACGTCGATCATCGAGTCGAGGACGATCGACAGCGAGTCCTTGCGAACGTGTGAGAGGGTCTGTTCGGCGACGGTAACCCCGCTGGAGTAGCGCAGCTCCGGCGTCTCCATATCGATGGTCGTCCCGAGGGTGTTGGCGATGCCGTCGATGAATCCCGAGGTGAGGATGTTACACATCTCCTGGAGTGCACTCTCCTGAAGTTGGTTGAACTCACCGTCGACCGCTGTCCCAGTCATCAGCGCGGCCATCTCTTCGCCGGTTTCCCGCGGGAAGGTGAGCAGAAAGACACCGTAGGGAGGTTCTCGAAGCTGGATCGACGCACTGTAGAGTTCGTCGGTGCCGATCTCGGCGGCGATGTCGGCCGGCTCGACGAACGAGAGGCTCTTGATATCGACCCTCGATTCGACGTCGGCCAGCGTCGCCAGCGCCTCGGTGACGTTCTCGGTTCCGCTGCGCATCAACTGATTGATGATGCGGAGTTTTCGAATGTCGATCAGCAGCGGCATTTCCTGACTGATAGTTACTGGCTCGCGTGGTAGTCGTTTCGGTTGGTAGTACGACACGGCAGGTCAGCCGTGGCGGTTAGCAATACGACACGGCAGGTCAGCCGTGGCGGTTAGCAATACGACACGGCAGGTCAGTCTGTCGGACGAAACGCGTCGACACGCCTTGGGCACGCTTAAGACCCGCCGTCCGCTTGCCACAGGTATGGAACCACGGGACCTCTCGAATCTCTCGATCTACCGCGCGGGCCGCGGCATCGAGGAGGTCGCCCGGGAACTCGGTCTCGATCCCGACGACCTGATCAAACTCTCCTCGAACGAGAACGCCCTCGGGCCCTCACCGAAGGCCGTCGCGGCCATCCGCGACGTCGCCGAAGACGTCCACTACTATCCCAAGTCATCGCACACGGACCTCATCGCCAAACTGGCCGATCGCTGGAACGTCGACGACGAACAGATCTGGCTGGCCAACGGCGGTGACGGCGCGCTCGATTACCTCTCGCGCGCCATGCTCGACCCCGGCCAGGCCGTCCTCGTGCCCGACCCCGATTTCACCTATCACGGGATGGCCGCCCGGTATCACCACGGCACAGTCGAGGAGTTTCCCATCTCGAAGGCCGAGGACTTCCACCAGTCGCCCGAGCGCGTCCTCGACGCCTACGACGGCGAGCGGATGGTCTACCTCACGAGTCCGCATAACCCGACAGGGTCGGAGGTCACCATCGAGGAAGTCGAGCAGATCGCAGCAGAGACCGACGAGCAGACGCTCGTGGTCGTCGACGAAGCCTACGGCGAGTTCACCGAGCGGGAGAGCAAGGTCGAACTCGTCCGCGAGCGCGACGACGTGGCCGTCCTCCGGACGTTCTCGAAGGCCTACGGGCTGGCGGGGATCCGGCTTGGCTACGCGATCACGCCCGCCGAGTGGGGTGACGCCTACGCCCGGGTGAACACGCCCTTCGCCGCCAGCGAGATCGCCTGTCGCGCGGGACTGGCCGCCCTCGACGACGACGAATTCCTCGAAGAGACGATCGAAACCGCTCGCTGGGCCCGCGAGTACATGCACGAGCACCTCGAGGCCGAGACGTGGGAGAGCGGCGGGAACTTCGTCCTCGCCGAAGTCGGGGACGCAAGCGCCGTGGCCGACGACTGCCAGCGCGAGGGCGTCATCGTCCGGGACTGTTCGAGTTTCGGCCTGGAGGAGTGCATCCGGATCACCTGTGGAACGCGCGAGCAGACGCCCGAGGCCGTCGAAACCATCAACGAGGTGCTGGCCGATGTCGAAGACTGAACGGGGGATGGGGGAATGAGGGTTGTCGTCACCGGGACACCCGGCACGGGCAAGACGACGGCCGTCGAGCACCTCGATCTCGACCAGTTCGACACCGACTTCGAGGTAATTCACCTCAACGACGTCATCCGCGAGCGCAACTTCACGACTGGGCGCGACGAAGACCGAGACTCGCTCGTGGCTGATCTCGACGCCGTGGCCGAGTGGCTCGACGGCCACGGCGACGCGATCGTCGAGTCCCATCTGGCCCACGAGTTCGACGCCGACAGGGTCGTCGTCCTGCGGTGTACGCCCGAAGAGATCGAGCGCCGACTCAACGAGCGCGGTGAGTCAGCCGGCTCGGCGCGGGAGAACGCCGAGAGCGAGGCGCTGGACGTCGTGTTAGGTCACGCCGTGCAGAACCACGGCGAGGAGCGCGTCTACGAGATCGAGACGACCGACCGGACGCCCGAGGAAGTCGCCGCGGAGATCGAAGCTGTCATCGCCGGGGATCGTGAACCGAGTGCTGGAACCGTCGACTACATGGAGTATCTATGACGCTCGACCAACTCCGGCCGCTGGCCGACCGGGCGCTGGGGCCGTTCGTTCGGGGTGCCGCGAAACTCGGCCTGACACCGAACGCCGTGAGCGTGCTCGCGATCGTGCTCGCCGGCGGTGCAGCCGGCGCGTTCTATCTCGGTGGCGACGAACCGATCTTCTACGCCGTCGGTGCGATCCTGGTCTTTCTGAACGGCTGGCTCGATCTGATCGACGGCGCGCTCGCGCGGAAACTCGAGGTCGCGAGCGAGGCCGGAGACCTGCTCGATCACGTCCTCGACCGCTACGCTGACATCGTCATCCTCGTCGGCCTGGCCGCGGGCATCGCCCGGTACGACCTCGGCCTCGCTGCGGTGACCGGCGTTTTGATGACTTCCTATCTCGGCACGCAGGCCCAGGCCGTGGGATTGGATCGGGTCTACGGCGGCCTGCTCGGCCGGGCTGACCGACTCGTCCTGATCGGGTTCGTCGGTGGCGCGGCCGCGGTCGTCACCGATCCGATCGAAGGGTTGACCATCGTCGGTTGGCTGCTCGTCGTCTTCGCCGTCGTCGGCCACTTCACCGCCCTCCAGCGGTTCTACTACGCGATGCGGGACCTTCGGTAGCGAGTGAGACCGACCCAGGGCAGTTCGTGTCACTGAAATTTTATTTCTAACCCAGACGTACATCTCTGTATGGGTTCGTTGGGTACGGTACGGAAAGGCTTGGCGTGGCCGTTCTGGAACCGCCGCGAGCGCCGGCTCCGTGCCGGCTGGCGGATCACGACGATGCTCGCGCTCTATCTCGCGATCACGATCGCGACGATGGTCACCATCGAGTCGCTCCTGCCCGGCCTCGGAGAGTACGCAGCCCCGTTCGGCATCGCTCTCACAGGGCTGCTGACGGCCTGGCTGGCGGTTCGGTTTCTCGATGGGCGTCGGCTACGATCGCTCGGGCTTCGGGTCGACCATCGCTGGTGGCGCGAACTTCTCGTCGGTGTCGGCTTCGGGCTGTTCACGACCGGCGGCGTCCTGGCGATCTACCTCGCGATGGGGTGGGGAACGATCGACGGCTGGTTCGTCGCCGAGGACGGACTGTTCGTCGTCGCCTTCGGCCTCAGCGTCGCGACCTACGCCGCGGTAGCTCTCCTCGAAGAACTGCTGTTCCGGGGGTACTTCGTGACCAACGCGACCGAAGGCGTCCCCTCAGGACTGGTCCGGCCGCTCGGACGTCTCGTCCCACGGCGGTGGCTCGCGGGCGTCCCCGTCGTGATCGCGGTGGCCGTCTCCTCGCTGGTGTTCGCAGAGTTCCACGGCGACTCGCTGACGGCGATGGACTACCTGCACTTCTGGCTCGCGGGTGTGCTCCTCGCGATTCCGTACGTGCTGACGGGGCGACTGTGGCTCTCGATCGGCCTCCACTGGGCGTTCAACGTCGGCCTCACGTCGCTGTTCAACGTCGAGGGAGGGTTGCCGGCACTGATCCGCCTGGAGATCGACGGACCGTCACTGTGGGTCGGCGAGGCCGCCCTCACCGAGACGGCGATGATAGCCGTGACGATCCTGCTGGTCCTAGTGTGGGCTCGCTGGCGTGGGTTCACCCACCTCGACGACGCGTTCCGCCGCGACAGCGACCCCGTGGAAAGCCACGCAGTGGCCGACGACTGAGAGCGATTTACCACTCCGACCGCACGACGTCGTGCGGTCGATGCGAAACAGACCGACAGTACTCACTATGACCCGGCTGTGTCGGGTAACGCTTTTTTCGCACACCGCCGTTGTCCCGTCCATGACTGACGGGCGGGATACCGCGTGACAGCGGACGACGACATCGAGAATCTCCGCGAGCGCAAGGCCGAGGCCGCCAAAGGCGGCGGCGAGGAACGCATCGAGGCCCAGCACGACCGCGGCAAGATGACCGCGCGCGAGCGCATCGATTACTTTCTCGACGATGATTCCTTCGTAGAGACCGACGCCCTGCGCGAGCACCGCTGCACCAACTTCGACATGGACGAGACGAAGATTCCCGGCGACGGCGTCGTGACCGGCCACGGCGAGGTCGACGGCCGGACAGTCTTCGTCTTCGCCCACGACTTTACTGTGTTTGGTGGCTCACTCGGCGAGGTTTTCGCCGAGAAAGTGGTGAAGATCATGGACAAGGCGCTGGAAGTCGGCGCGCCGATCATCGGCCTCAACGACTCCGCAGGCGCCAGGATTCAGGAAGGGGTCGACTCGCTCGCAGGATACGGCGACATCTTCCACCGCAACCAGCTCGCGTCGGGCGTCGTCCCGCAGATCTCGGCGATCATGGGCCCATGCGCGGGCGGTGCGGTGTACTCGCCGGCGATTACGGACTTCGTGTTCATGGTCGAGGAGACCAGCCACATGTTCATCACCGGCCCGGACGTCATCGAGACCGTCACAGGAGAAGAGGTCTCCTTCGACGAACTGGGCGGGGCCAAGACACACGCCAGCGAGAGCGGGGTCGCACACTTCACGCCCAGCGCCGAAGAGCAGGCGCTAGACGACATTCGCCATCTCCTCTCGTATCTCCCGCAGAACAACGTCGAAGATCCGCCCAGCGTCGAGCCCTGGGACGACCCCGAACGGGACTGCACAGAGGCCAGAGACGCCGTCCCGAACGCGCCCCAGAAACCCTACGACATGAACACCGTCGTCGCGGACGTCCTCGACGAGGGATCGTTCTTCGAGGTCGCCGAGGACTACGCCCGCAACATCGTGACCGGATTCGGCCGTCTCGACGGCCACGCCGTGGGTGTCGTCGGGAATCAGCCCCGCGTGAATGCTGGAACGCTCGACATCGACTCCTCGCTCAAAGGCTCGCGGTTCGTGCGCTTCTGTGACGCGTTCAACATCCCGATCCTCACCTTCGTCGACGTTCCCGGGTTCATGCCGGGGACCGACCAGGAGAAAGGCGGCATCATCAAACACGGTGCAAAGCTTCTCTATGCCTATTCAGAGGCCACGGTCCCGCTCGTGACGGTCATCACCCGGAAAGCCTACGGCGGGGCCTACGACGTCATGGCCTCCAAACACGTCGGCGCGGACAAGAACTACGCCTGGCCGTCCGCCGAAATCGCCGTGATGGGTCCGAAGGGTGCAGTCAACGTCCTCTACGACGACGAACTGGAGGCGGCCGAAGACGTCGAAGCCAAGCGCGAGGAACTGATCGAGGAGTACCGCGACGCCTTCGCCAACCCCTACACTGCTGCCGATCGGGGCTATCTGGACGACGTGATCGAACCTCAGGAGACCCGTTCACGGCTGATCACCGACCTCGAACTACTGCGGAGCAAGCGCGTCGACCACCCAGACCGCAAGCATGGCAACATCCCGCTCTGAGATGGCGGAGGAGTCACCGAGCGACGAATACCTGTTCGCGGCCGTCGCGGAGTCGAATCCGGACGCCGAGCCCGAGGAGGCGGCTGCGATTGTTGCGGTCTTGCGGGCGCAACTCGACGTGGAGGCCGCGGCGCGTGAGGCGGCGAGCGCGGAGGGCGAGGAGGCCGACAGCTGGCAGGGCCGTCGCTGGGCATTCACAGGCCGGATCAAGTCACTGCAACATCGGTCAGATCGCGTCCCGGAAAACGCGCCTGAGGACCCGTGGACGGCGTCGGGTCGGACGGATCTGTTCTGAAAACGGTTCCAGAAGGCGTTACCGCCGCGAGACGACCGGCGGATTGTCCGTCTCCAGGCTCGCCGGCAGACTCGTTTCGCCCATGAGGTATTCGTCGATGTCTCGGGCTGCATCGCGGCCGTCGCCGATGGCCCAGACGATCAGCGAGGGGCCGGAGTTGGCGTCGCCCGCGGCGAAGACGTTCTCGACGTTGGTCTGATGATCCTCGGTCTCGAAGGTGCCGTGTTCGGTCATCTCCAGGTCGAGGGGGTCGAACGGCGTCTCCTCGGGCCCCTGGAAGCCGGCGGCGACCAGCACCATCTCGGCGTCGATTCGCATGTCCTCCTCGACGACCTCTTTCTCCCAGCCGTCCTCGCCCTGCTCCCACTCGACGCGGTGAGCGCGGAGCTCGTCGACTGTTCCGTCGCCGTCGGTGTCGTGGAACTGCTGGGTGTCGACGCAGTACTCCTCGACGCCACCCTCTTCCTGAGAGTAGGATTTTTCATACGTTTGGGGCTGGTCGGGCCACTGGTTGCCCTCCGGGCGCTCCTCGGGCGGCCGGGGCAGCAGTTCGATCTGGACGACCTGTGCTGCACCCTGTCGGTGAGCGGTCCCGACGCAGTCCGCGCCGGTGTCCCCACCACCCAATACGACGACGCTCTTGCCGTCGGCGTTCATCTCCTCGGGGACCTCCCAGCCGTCGTTCTGACCGGGGTTGGCCCGCGGGAGGTACTCCATGGCGTAGTGGATCCCGTCCAGATCGATCCCCTCGATGGGGAGTTCGATCGGCTTCTGTGAGCCGACGGCGATACACGCCGCGTCGTACTCCTCGTCGAGCTTCTCGGCGGGGATGTCCTCGCCGACTTCGACACCACACTCGAAGGTGATGCCCTCTTCGCGGAGCTGGTCGATCCGTCGCTCGACCTTCTTCTTCGAGAATTTGGCGTCCGGGATCCCGTAGCGCATCAGGCCGCCGGGGTTCTGGTCGCGCTCGTAGACCGTGACGTGGTGACCCGCGCGATTCAGCTGCTGGGCCGCCGCGAGTCCTGCAGGGCCGCTCCCGACGATAGCGACTTCCTTGTCTGTGCGCTCCTCGGGCGGATCGGGCTGGATCCAGCCTTCTTCCCAGCCTTTGTCGACGATGGCCCGTTCGATCGACTTGATCGTCACGGGGTCGTCGTTGTAGTTGAGCGTGCAGGTGTTTTCGCAGGGCGCCGGGCAGTTGTAGCCCGTGAATTCGGGGAAGTTGTTGGTCGCATGGAGTCGTTCGAGGGCGCGCTTCCAGTCGTCCCGGTAGACCAGGTCGTTCCAGTCGGGGATGATGTTCCCGATGGGACAGCCGCTCATGCAGGCGGGCGTCCCGCAGGACATACACCGCTCGCCCTGGGACTTGAGGTGGTCTTCGTCCCACTCCTGCTCCCAGACTTCTTCGAAGTCGTCCTTTCGCTCCTCGGGATCGCGTTTGTGGATCGGTTCGCGCTTGTTCTTGAGATAGCCGCCGGGGTGTTCCTTGCTCATCAGTCGTCACCCTCCGTTGGGGTCGCAGTGGTCTTCGGTGACTCCGGCGGCGAGATCCGGATGTCCTCGCCGTCGGCGAGGCGCTCCTCGACGACCGCGGCGTAGGCGTCGGG
The Halapricum salinum genome window above contains:
- a CDS encoding SDR family oxidoreductase; amino-acid sequence: MKGIQDAVAIVTGGSTGIGRSAAIRFAEEGASVVVADVNVDDGEQTVAAITDAGGEATFVETDVSDEADVEAMVETAVETYGGLDFAFNNAGIEGETGSASEQPTTNWERVIDVNLKGVFNCMRAEIPAMLESGGGSIVNTASIAGVVGFPGLSPYVASKHGVIGLTKTAAIEFSGDGVRVNAICPGVIETPMVQRSQEDSPEQMEQVKAATPMGRIGQPEEIGDAAVWLCSDDASFVTGESLVIDGGYVTQ
- a CDS encoding CopD family protein — its product is MSIELASLYAIHLVFAGLWAGAVVFVTWGILPLARDGTLDAAPLESITGRLKLLSRVSAVILPLTGIRMAMLLSYTETAILFETTRGHLLIGMIVLWLVLMGLVEVGASKLTSGTSQQKVREPAREARPFLLAATAVAVLLLIDAGAISGGL
- a CDS encoding chemotaxis protein CheC produces the protein MPLLIDIRKLRIINQLMRSGTENVTEALATLADVESRVDIKSLSFVEPADIAAEIGTDELYSASIQLREPPYGVFLLTFPRETGEEMAALMTGTAVDGEFNQLQESALQEMCNILTSGFIDGIANTLGTTIDMETPELRYSSGVTVAEQTLSHVRKDSLSIVLDSMIDVADEDAAFKVRVFLVPDPGSFVNLLDHLSVEEIADRAESKGELP
- the hisC gene encoding histidinol-phosphate transaminase — encoded protein: MEPRDLSNLSIYRAGRGIEEVARELGLDPDDLIKLSSNENALGPSPKAVAAIRDVAEDVHYYPKSSHTDLIAKLADRWNVDDEQIWLANGGDGALDYLSRAMLDPGQAVLVPDPDFTYHGMAARYHHGTVEEFPISKAEDFHQSPERVLDAYDGERMVYLTSPHNPTGSEVTIEEVEQIAAETDEQTLVVVDEAYGEFTERESKVELVRERDDVAVLRTFSKAYGLAGIRLGYAITPAEWGDAYARVNTPFAASEIACRAGLAALDDDEFLEETIETARWAREYMHEHLEAETWESGGNFVLAEVGDASAVADDCQREGVIVRDCSSFGLEECIRITCGTREQTPEAVETINEVLADVED
- a CDS encoding adenylate kinase family protein, with product MRVVVTGTPGTGKTTAVEHLDLDQFDTDFEVIHLNDVIRERNFTTGRDEDRDSLVADLDAVAEWLDGHGDAIVESHLAHEFDADRVVVLRCTPEEIERRLNERGESAGSARENAESEALDVVLGHAVQNHGEERVYEIETTDRTPEEVAAEIEAVIAGDREPSAGTVDYMEYL
- a CDS encoding CDP-alcohol phosphatidyltransferase family protein, producing MTLDQLRPLADRALGPFVRGAAKLGLTPNAVSVLAIVLAGGAAGAFYLGGDEPIFYAVGAILVFLNGWLDLIDGALARKLEVASEAGDLLDHVLDRYADIVILVGLAAGIARYDLGLAAVTGVLMTSYLGTQAQAVGLDRVYGGLLGRADRLVLIGFVGGAAAVVTDPIEGLTIVGWLLVVFAVVGHFTALQRFYYAMRDLR
- a CDS encoding CPBP family intramembrane glutamic endopeptidase — its product is MGSLGTVRKGLAWPFWNRRERRLRAGWRITTMLALYLAITIATMVTIESLLPGLGEYAAPFGIALTGLLTAWLAVRFLDGRRLRSLGLRVDHRWWRELLVGVGFGLFTTGGVLAIYLAMGWGTIDGWFVAEDGLFVVAFGLSVATYAAVALLEELLFRGYFVTNATEGVPSGLVRPLGRLVPRRWLAGVPVVIAVAVSSLVFAEFHGDSLTAMDYLHFWLAGVLLAIPYVLTGRLWLSIGLHWAFNVGLTSLFNVEGGLPALIRLEIDGPSLWVGEAALTETAMIAVTILLVLVWARWRGFTHLDDAFRRDSDPVESHAVADD
- a CDS encoding acyl-CoA carboxylase subunit beta, encoding MTADDDIENLRERKAEAAKGGGEERIEAQHDRGKMTARERIDYFLDDDSFVETDALREHRCTNFDMDETKIPGDGVVTGHGEVDGRTVFVFAHDFTVFGGSLGEVFAEKVVKIMDKALEVGAPIIGLNDSAGARIQEGVDSLAGYGDIFHRNQLASGVVPQISAIMGPCAGGAVYSPAITDFVFMVEETSHMFITGPDVIETVTGEEVSFDELGGAKTHASESGVAHFTPSAEEQALDDIRHLLSYLPQNNVEDPPSVEPWDDPERDCTEARDAVPNAPQKPYDMNTVVADVLDEGSFFEVAEDYARNIVTGFGRLDGHAVGVVGNQPRVNAGTLDIDSSLKGSRFVRFCDAFNIPILTFVDVPGFMPGTDQEKGGIIKHGAKLLYAYSEATVPLVTVITRKAYGGAYDVMASKHVGADKNYAWPSAEIAVMGPKGAVNVLYDDELEAAEDVEAKREELIEEYRDAFANPYTAADRGYLDDVIEPQETRSRLITDLELLRSKRVDHPDRKHGNIPL
- a CDS encoding glutamate synthase subunit beta; its protein translation is MSKEHPGGYLKNKREPIHKRDPEERKDDFEEVWEQEWDEDHLKSQGERCMSCGTPACMSGCPIGNIIPDWNDLVYRDDWKRALERLHATNNFPEFTGYNCPAPCENTCTLNYNDDPVTIKSIERAIVDKGWEEGWIQPDPPEERTDKEVAIVGSGPAGLAAAQQLNRAGHHVTVYERDQNPGGLMRYGIPDAKFSKKKVERRIDQLREEGITFECGVEVGEDIPAEKLDEEYDAACIAVGSQKPIELPIEGIDLDGIHYAMEYLPRANPGQNDGWEVPEEMNADGKSVVVLGGGDTGADCVGTAHRQGAAQVVQIELLPRPPEERPEGNQWPDQPQTYEKSYSQEEGGVEEYCVDTQQFHDTDGDGTVDELRAHRVEWEQGEDGWEKEVVEEDMRIDAEMVLVAAGFQGPEETPFDPLDLEMTEHGTFETEDHQTNVENVFAAGDANSGPSLIVWAIGDGRDAARDIDEYLMGETSLPASLETDNPPVVSRR